In Tumebacillus amylolyticus, the genomic window AAAAGGGTCGGGCAAAGTCCTGAATCCGGAAGATGTGCAGAAGATCGTCGGCAACATGCGGCACTTCTGGTTCGGGCTGTCGCTGTTCCTGCTCGGGCTCGTCCTGCTGCTGCTCGACTTCCAGCGCATCGGCGGTTTGCTCTATGCGTTGAAACTCGACCGCGGGGTGCGCATCGAAATGCTCGCCCAAGCGCAAGGGGGCCTCGGGCTCCCGTATACCACGTTTGTTTTCGTCGGCATCGCAATGCTGGCGTTCTCGATTCGCAACGTGCCGCCGCTGCAGATTCGTCCGCTGTTGACGATGGGGGCGATCGGCATGTGGTCGCTGCTGATGATGATGCAAGGGGACCGGCGGATGATGACGTACTCGGTCATCATTTTTTCCACGGTGTACTTTGCGGGGCGGCGGATCAACATGATGCGGGTGTCGGTGATTCTCGCGCCGGTGTATATTTTCTTCCAGATCTTCAACCAGATTCGCTTCTTCATCCCGTTTCTGTTCGACGGGACGTTTACGTTCGGCGATATGATGGACTATCTCAACCGCAACTTTGACGTGGAGTGGTTCTCGCCGGCCGGCGGGGAAGCGTCCGGGCCGTATTTTACCTTGTTGTACAACTTGGAACATCCGGGGGGCTGGCAGTACGGGTTGACGTACTTGCTGGCGGTCCCGATGATCTTGCCGCGGATGCTCTATATAGGAGAGAAGCCGCTGACCGTCGCGCAATCGTTTGCGAAACAGATTCAGTATTTGTATTACTCCGACCGCAATTCGGCGATTGGATGGGGATATTCGCCGTTGTCGGAAGCGTACGTCAACTTGGGTTATGCGGGGGTGTTCCTCGTGTTCATGGGTCTGGCGTATGCGTTTATCCGCTTGGCGAGGGCGAAGGGCGGTTCGAGCAACGGGATGTTGCTCAGTGCCGTTCTGACGCCGGAAGCGATGAACATGAACCGCATCAACGCGGCGGCTTTCGTGCAGGAGGTCGCGTTCATCATCGGTCTGCTGGTCTTCACGATTCTGGGCATTCAGTATCTGGAGAAAAAAGAGCAGAAACGGGTGGGCGACCCTAAGGAGGAACCTTCATGAGAAAAATCCTGTTCGTCATCACCGGCTTGCACGTCGGCGGTGCCGAGATGATGCTGTGGAAACTGTGTGACCGCATCGACCGTACGAAGTTTCAACCGGTCGTGCTCTCGCTGATGGGCGACGGACCGATCGGCGAACGACTTCGCAAAAGCGGCGTCGAAGTTCACACGATCAACATGAGTCCGGGCCGCCCGACGCCGGGCGCTCTGGCCCGCCTCGTGCGCAAAGTCCGCGAGATTCAGCCTCACCTCTTGCAAGGCTGGATGTATCACGGCAACCTCGCGGCGCAGCTGGCAGGCGTTTTTTTGAAAGGCAAGGTTCCGGTGCTGTGGAACATCCGCCATTGTGTCTACTCGCTCAAGTATGAGAAAAGATCGACTGCCCTGCTGATCGCAGGCAGTCGCTGGTTCTCCAAGAAGCCGCGCGCGATCATCTACAACACGCGCACGGGAGCGGGTCAGCACGAAGGGCTTGGCTACAGCTCGAAACATACCCACGTGTTGCCCAACGGTTTTGATCTTGACCTGTTCGCGCCGTCTCCCGATGCGTACCAAACGGTTCGGGCGGAACTCGGCGTTCCCGAAGATGCGTTTCTGATCGGGCTGATCGGACGCTATGATCCGATGAAAGACCATCGGACGTTTCTGGAAGCGGCGCACCACTTCGTACAGGCGAATCCGCACGTGCATTTCGTCTGC contains:
- the wzy gene encoding O-antigen polysaccharide polymerase Wzy, whose product is MVQTLGKRLPSMILLILVAVLIGYYSVSASEKLTDGENGIWRVITLVSIFNSFLLCVYIRARFRQTQDMFDFGILFAAFFLSYNPVLLISNASHFIDFGFLDNAYPIQFSTATYLKACNCGMLGVLGLVAGQAIFSPKKGSGKVLNPEDVQKIVGNMRHFWFGLSLFLLGLVLLLLDFQRIGGLLYALKLDRGVRIEMLAQAQGGLGLPYTTFVFVGIAMLAFSIRNVPPLQIRPLLTMGAIGMWSLLMMMQGDRRMMTYSVIIFSTVYFAGRRINMMRVSVILAPVYIFFQIFNQIRFFIPFLFDGTFTFGDMMDYLNRNFDVEWFSPAGGEASGPYFTLLYNLEHPGGWQYGLTYLLAVPMILPRMLYIGEKPLTVAQSFAKQIQYLYYSDRNSAIGWGYSPLSEAYVNLGYAGVFLVFMGLAYAFIRLARAKGGSSNGMLLSAVLTPEAMNMNRINAAAFVQEVAFIIGLLVFTILGIQYLEKKEQKRVGDPKEEPS
- a CDS encoding glycosyltransferase family 4 protein, with the translated sequence MRKILFVITGLHVGGAEMMLWKLCDRIDRTKFQPVVLSLMGDGPIGERLRKSGVEVHTINMSPGRPTPGALARLVRKVREIQPHLLQGWMYHGNLAAQLAGVFLKGKVPVLWNIRHCVYSLKYEKRSTALLIAGSRWFSKKPRAIIYNTRTGAGQHEGLGYSSKHTHVLPNGFDLDLFAPSPDAYQTVRAELGVPEDAFLIGLIGRYDPMKDHRTFLEAAHHFVQANPHVHFVCAGRGVTMENPDFAGWVQEFGLQDHVHLLGERNDTPRLMSAFDILTSSSYSEGFSNVIGEAMACGTPCVVTDVGDSAWIVGKHGLVVPPRDPASLAVAWQSVLNMNPAKLQEMGRLSRQRVQDNFSLEFIVNRYENLYGDVLKGAL